A genomic window from Qipengyuania oceanensis includes:
- a CDS encoding Spy/CpxP family protein refolding chaperone — protein MKTTHIVLAVLLAALAGCLGAIAADRWANHEAGSGLHDFVHDELTLTADQEQRLDALEARFAVERARLEGSARAANARLAQAMENEHEYGPEVSAAIDEVHARMGDLQKATVRHVFDMREILEPEQQRQFDRKVSDALTRDPRD, from the coding sequence TTGAAGACGACGCATATCGTTCTCGCGGTGCTTCTCGCAGCACTTGCAGGATGCCTCGGCGCGATTGCCGCGGATCGCTGGGCCAATCACGAGGCCGGCTCCGGCCTCCACGATTTCGTGCACGACGAGCTCACCCTGACGGCCGACCAGGAGCAGCGTCTCGATGCGCTCGAGGCCCGTTTCGCTGTCGAAAGGGCACGGCTCGAAGGATCGGCGCGCGCAGCCAATGCCCGGCTCGCCCAGGCGATGGAAAATGAGCACGAGTACGGTCCCGAGGTTTCGGCCGCGATCGACGAGGTGCATGCGCGTATGGGCGATCTGCAGAAAGCAACGGTACGGCATGTCTTCGACATGCGTGAAATTCTCGAACCCGAGCAGCAACGCCAGTTCGACCGCAAGGTCTCCGACGCCCTGACCCGCGACCCGCGCGACTGA
- a CDS encoding RNA polymerase sigma factor → MSGAGDTPDEALVSQVRAGNKRAFSKLVEHETGRLLALATRMLSSPSQAEDVVQDSLASVWLTRHRLDPDKPIGPYLTTVVLNRCRDRLRRRKVAGFFGLSGDDGLHSIADDLPGPEALAVSREELNLVQAEIARMPVRLREALVLVTIEGRSQAEAADLLGTTEKAIETRVYRARNRLKERFEKL, encoded by the coding sequence ATGTCGGGGGCGGGCGACACTCCGGATGAGGCCCTTGTCTCGCAGGTGAGGGCCGGTAACAAGCGGGCTTTCAGCAAGCTCGTCGAGCATGAAACCGGTCGGCTTCTCGCGCTTGCGACACGCATGCTTTCCTCTCCTTCTCAGGCCGAGGACGTTGTTCAGGACAGCCTCGCTTCGGTGTGGCTGACGCGCCATCGGCTCGATCCGGACAAGCCGATCGGACCCTATCTGACAACCGTCGTTCTCAACCGCTGCCGGGACCGTTTGCGCAGGCGCAAGGTCGCGGGCTTTTTCGGACTGTCGGGTGATGACGGACTCCATTCCATCGCCGACGATTTGCCGGGTCCTGAAGCGTTGGCCGTTTCCAGGGAAGAGCTCAATCTCGTTCAGGCCGAGATCGCACGAATGCCCGTAAGGCTGCGCGAAGCCCTCGTGCTCGTGACCATCGAGGGGCGTAGCCAGGCCGAGGCAGCCGATCTTCTCGGAACGACCGAAAAGGCGATCGAAACCCGCGTATACCGCGCGCGCAACAGGCTGAAGGAGCGCTTCGAAAAACTTTGA
- a CDS encoding copper resistance system multicopper oxidase: MIAVNRRKFLGAGAGGMGLLGLAGAMPAWARGADILAGNARKGLDEISGPNIDLTVARSAFATGNRRGGAIAVNGTIPGPLLRLQEGTTVRLNVHNQLEEDTSIHWHGLLVPFQLDGVPGVSFPGVKPGETFTAEFPVRQSGTYWWHSHSGLQEQAGHYGAIVVDPAGPDPVQADREYIVVLSEFSEMSPHTIFDKLKKGEGYFNYNQNTWTDDYPLSGEDRRMWAKMRMMPTDILDVSSAAYTYLLNGHGPLDNLEYLFRPGERVRLRFINAGAMTFFNIRIPGLPMTIVQADGQNVEPVEVDEFQIGVAETYDVVVTPGAQQAYTLVAESMDRSGMGIATLASAPGARAAIPPLRDPPLLTMADMGMSGMDHGSSGDAGMSGMDHGSGGDMAGMDHGSSGQSEMAGMAGMSGMQMRDTSLLPPDVKVGPGLDTVSMNPVDRMGDPGIGLADVPHRTLDYRKLRALTPHREGRTPSRRMEIHLTGNMERYMWSFDGKKFSAVSDEPIRFAYNERVRVKLVNNTMMAHPIHLHGHFFELVNGAPADRQPLKHTVNLQPGGSAQFDLTADEPGDWAFHCHLLYHMHAGMFQIVTVANPDGSEA, translated from the coding sequence ATGATCGCCGTCAATCGACGCAAGTTTCTCGGAGCCGGAGCAGGAGGAATGGGTCTGCTCGGCCTTGCCGGGGCGATGCCTGCCTGGGCACGGGGCGCGGACATCCTCGCAGGTAACGCCCGCAAGGGGCTGGACGAGATATCCGGCCCCAATATCGACCTCACCGTTGCCCGATCGGCCTTCGCGACCGGCAACAGGCGCGGCGGCGCGATCGCCGTCAATGGCACTATTCCTGGTCCGCTGTTGCGATTGCAGGAAGGCACGACCGTCCGGCTCAATGTCCATAACCAGCTCGAGGAAGATACCTCGATCCACTGGCACGGTCTGCTCGTGCCGTTTCAGCTCGATGGAGTGCCCGGCGTGAGCTTCCCCGGCGTCAAACCGGGAGAGACCTTCACCGCCGAGTTTCCGGTTCGCCAGTCGGGTACCTACTGGTGGCACTCGCATAGCGGCCTGCAGGAGCAGGCCGGGCATTACGGCGCGATCGTGGTCGACCCCGCCGGACCCGATCCGGTCCAGGCCGACCGCGAATATATCGTGGTGCTGAGCGAATTCAGCGAAATGTCGCCCCACACGATTTTCGACAAGCTCAAGAAGGGCGAAGGCTACTTCAACTACAACCAGAACACCTGGACCGACGATTACCCGCTTTCGGGCGAGGATCGCCGGATGTGGGCGAAAATGCGCATGATGCCGACGGACATCCTCGACGTGTCGAGCGCGGCTTATACCTATCTTCTGAACGGCCATGGCCCGCTCGACAATCTGGAATACCTCTTCCGCCCGGGCGAACGCGTGCGGCTGCGCTTCATCAATGCCGGCGCCATGACCTTCTTCAATATTCGCATTCCCGGCCTGCCGATGACCATCGTTCAGGCGGACGGGCAGAACGTCGAGCCGGTGGAGGTCGACGAGTTCCAGATCGGTGTGGCCGAGACATACGACGTCGTCGTGACGCCGGGCGCGCAACAAGCCTACACGCTGGTCGCGGAGTCGATGGACCGCTCGGGCATGGGTATTGCCACACTCGCGAGCGCACCCGGCGCTCGCGCCGCCATTCCGCCGCTGCGCGATCCGCCGCTTCTGACCATGGCCGACATGGGCATGAGCGGCATGGACCACGGCTCGTCTGGCGATGCCGGCATGTCGGGCATGGACCACGGAAGTGGCGGCGACATGGCGGGGATGGATCATGGTTCGTCCGGCCAATCCGAGATGGCAGGCATGGCCGGCATGTCGGGGATGCAGATGCGCGACACGTCGCTTCTGCCGCCCGATGTGAAGGTCGGGCCCGGTCTCGACACGGTCTCGATGAACCCGGTCGACCGCATGGGCGATCCCGGCATCGGTCTCGCCGATGTGCCGCATCGTACGCTCGACTATCGCAAGCTGCGCGCTCTGACTCCACACCGCGAGGGCCGCACGCCGTCCCGGCGAATGGAAATTCATCTGACCGGCAATATGGAGCGCTACATGTGGTCGTTCGACGGCAAGAAGTTCTCCGCCGTCTCAGACGAGCCGATCCGTTTCGCCTATAACGAGCGCGTGCGCGTGAAGCTCGTCAACAACACGATGATGGCGCACCCCATTCACTTGCACGGTCATTTCTTCGAGCTGGTCAATGGCGCGCCGGCCGATCGTCAACCGCTCAAGCACACGGTAAACCTGCAGCCGGGTGGCAGCGCGCAGTTCGACCTGACGGCGGACGAGCCGGGCGACTGGGCCTTCCACTGTCACCTTCTCTACCACATGCATGCCGGGATGTTTCAGATCGTCACGGTCGCCAATCCCGACGGGAGCGAAGCATGA
- a CDS encoding PepSY domain-containing protein, whose translation MATPSLKLRLHVLGSKIHKWLAIFVGVQVLLWMGTGALMSFLDLEEVRSEHVVSREQEALPADAPLPAWVANDGTLAAVTTRSLDGDAVTEVRKFDGSVSLHDPVTGRKLSPISAATAKSIALRAWTGPRTTIEAARIVDDPIGTEFRGPFPAWQVTYADEASTRIYIDAASGTLGAARSDTWRLFDFIWGLHIMDWTERDRINSWWLLLFGIGGTIIALSGFVLLANRMPRLRRRAKKSKLA comes from the coding sequence TTGGCAACGCCGTCGCTGAAGCTGCGCCTGCATGTGCTCGGCAGCAAGATCCACAAATGGCTGGCGATTTTCGTCGGTGTCCAGGTTCTCTTGTGGATGGGAACCGGCGCCCTCATGTCGTTTCTCGACCTGGAAGAAGTTCGCTCCGAACATGTCGTTTCGCGTGAACAAGAGGCGCTGCCCGCCGATGCCCCGCTCCCGGCCTGGGTCGCAAACGACGGTACTCTTGCAGCGGTAACGACACGTTCGCTCGACGGCGATGCCGTGACCGAGGTCCGCAAGTTTGACGGTAGCGTGAGCCTCCACGATCCGGTGACTGGGCGTAAACTCTCCCCCATCTCGGCGGCAACGGCAAAATCCATCGCCTTGCGCGCATGGACCGGGCCGCGCACGACCATCGAGGCCGCACGGATCGTCGATGACCCCATCGGAACCGAGTTTCGCGGCCCTTTTCCGGCCTGGCAGGTCACCTATGCTGACGAGGCTTCGACGCGCATCTACATCGATGCCGCCAGCGGCACGCTCGGGGCGGCGCGCAGCGATACATGGCGCCTGTTCGATTTCATCTGGGGCCTCCACATCATGGACTGGACCGAGCGCGACCGCATCAACAGTTGGTGGCTGCTGCTGTTCGGCATTGGCGGCACGATCATAGCCCTGTCGGGTTTCGTCCTGCTGGCGAACCGGATGCCGAGGCTGCGCCGCCGCGCAAAGAAGAGCAAGCTCGCCTGA
- a CDS encoding copper resistance protein B, with the protein MKIRIVSLLASVAAGSVLASPAAAQHAGHSPAEPQQSAEAQADAKTKCEEEAERHRAMGHPVADGACEPAAQPEAAMDRSQMDHSTMDHGAMTAQDGHSGMTMPVDAARPQASPESHEGMDHGSMPQGKPAEGAMDHSQMNHGEMGQAEASSSMDHGQMDHSQMNHGETPSQDRQGMDHSAMQMGSDDDIPLLPPPPEAGSGPARAAVAIWGEEAMNEARRELVRETDGGMRFWFQGDRLEYRAREGKDGYLWDIQGYYGGDIDKFWFKSEGEGSFGEPIEGADVQALWSRAIAPFFDFQAGVRQDLTGPERTHAVIGIQGIAPYQFEVDAAAFVSTKGDVTARFEGELDQRITQRLILQPRAEIALSAQDIPELGIGAGLDRIEAGLRLRYEFAREFAPYVGVSQEWRIGDSADFARAAGEDPSVTNYVVGVRFWF; encoded by the coding sequence ATGAAAATTCGTATTGTCAGCCTGCTCGCATCGGTCGCAGCCGGCTCAGTTCTCGCCTCCCCCGCGGCGGCGCAGCATGCCGGTCATTCGCCGGCGGAGCCGCAGCAAAGCGCCGAGGCGCAGGCTGACGCGAAGACGAAGTGCGAGGAAGAAGCCGAGCGCCATCGCGCGATGGGGCATCCGGTTGCAGATGGAGCATGCGAACCGGCTGCTCAACCTGAAGCCGCCATGGACCGCTCGCAGATGGATCACTCAACCATGGATCATGGTGCGATGACCGCTCAGGATGGCCATTCTGGCATGACAATGCCTGTGGACGCTGCCCGTCCACAGGCATCGCCCGAAAGTCATGAAGGAATGGATCACGGCTCGATGCCGCAGGGCAAGCCCGCCGAAGGCGCGATGGATCATTCGCAGATGAATCACGGCGAGATGGGTCAGGCGGAGGCCAGTTCGTCGATGGACCATGGGCAGATGGATCACAGCCAGATGAACCATGGGGAGACGCCTTCGCAGGACAGGCAGGGCATGGACCACTCGGCGATGCAGATGGGCTCGGACGATGATATCCCGCTGCTGCCGCCTCCTCCAGAAGCAGGGAGCGGCCCAGCGCGCGCGGCGGTCGCCATCTGGGGCGAGGAAGCCATGAACGAAGCGCGCCGCGAGCTTGTCCGCGAGACCGACGGAGGAATGCGCTTCTGGTTTCAGGGCGACCGGCTCGAGTACCGCGCCCGCGAGGGGAAGGATGGATATCTGTGGGACATCCAGGGATATTATGGCGGCGACATCGACAAATTCTGGTTCAAGTCCGAGGGTGAGGGCAGCTTCGGCGAACCCATAGAAGGCGCCGATGTCCAGGCGCTCTGGAGCCGCGCCATTGCGCCCTTCTTCGATTTCCAGGCGGGTGTTCGCCAGGACCTGACCGGTCCGGAACGCACGCACGCGGTTATCGGTATCCAAGGGATCGCGCCTTACCAGTTCGAGGTCGATGCCGCGGCCTTCGTCTCCACCAAGGGCGATGTGACGGCGCGTTTTGAGGGCGAACTTGATCAGCGCATCACGCAGCGGCTGATCCTTCAACCGCGTGCCGAAATCGCACTTTCCGCTCAGGATATTCCCGAACTCGGCATTGGCGCTGGCCTCGACCGGATCGAGGCAGGTCTGCGTCTTCGCTACGAGTTCGCACGCGAATTCGCGCCCTATGTCGGCGTTTCCCAGGAATGGCGCATCGGCGACAGCGCGGATTTTGCGCGGGCCGCCGGAGAGGATCCGAGCGTCACCAATTATGTCGTCGGTGTGCGATTCTGGTTCTGA
- a CDS encoding helix-turn-helix domain-containing protein produces MIGRLVNAFAFEMLPMSAIYAVIGGALGLGFGMYHMRLARAQSKVLFLERELDEELPLLIARGEGERLEFKSSLRWDRRENRVNRSLQQVVLKTVAGFLNHEGGTLLIGVGDDGNITGIEADMQTLKHANRDGFERLVMDLVKDGFGGHACALVHCRFHEMTEKTVCRVIAERSADPVYLVEGGTARLMLRIGNSTRELDVREAQAHLRNRSPGRA; encoded by the coding sequence ATGATCGGCCGGCTGGTAAATGCTTTCGCGTTCGAAATGCTTCCCATGAGCGCCATCTACGCGGTGATCGGCGGCGCCCTTGGTCTGGGATTTGGCATGTATCACATGCGGTTGGCGCGAGCTCAGTCCAAGGTACTTTTTCTCGAACGCGAACTCGACGAGGAGTTGCCGCTTCTTATCGCACGCGGCGAGGGCGAGCGATTGGAATTCAAATCGTCCTTGCGGTGGGACAGGCGTGAGAACCGGGTCAACCGGTCACTCCAGCAGGTCGTACTCAAAACGGTTGCCGGCTTTCTCAACCATGAGGGCGGAACACTGCTTATCGGGGTTGGAGACGATGGGAACATCACTGGCATTGAAGCCGATATGCAGACACTCAAACATGCCAATCGGGATGGGTTCGAGCGCCTTGTGATGGACCTCGTGAAGGATGGTTTCGGCGGTCACGCGTGCGCTTTGGTCCATTGCCGTTTTCACGAAATGACAGAAAAGACGGTATGCCGGGTCATTGCTGAAAGGAGCGCTGATCCTGTTTACCTCGTAGAGGGAGGTACCGCGCGCCTGATGTTACGTATCGGAAACAGCACGCGTGAGCTCGACGTGCGCGAAGCGCAGGCACATTTGCGCAATCGATCCCCCGGTCGAGCTTAA
- a CDS encoding YybH family protein, translating to MTKTLTRIAATALVATLIPLPAFAQQMDHSSHANHQMHAMDASADDVAGAEETLKAYRTALEARDAQAMRALFAEDSAIFENGKAEGSFANYMEHHLGPELDAIVSFTFTDPTLTVTRMGHMAHAYETYGYRIELSDGRVIERDGVATSVLAHDADGWRIVQYHSSSRAPRN from the coding sequence ATGACCAAGACTTTGACACGCATCGCGGCGACTGCGCTTGTTGCCACGCTGATACCGCTGCCAGCCTTCGCGCAGCAGATGGACCACTCTTCCCATGCGAACCATCAGATGCACGCGATGGACGCTTCGGCGGACGATGTCGCGGGCGCTGAAGAAACCCTCAAGGCCTATCGCACCGCTCTTGAAGCGCGCGACGCGCAGGCAATGCGCGCGCTCTTCGCCGAGGACTCGGCGATCTTCGAGAATGGCAAGGCCGAAGGAAGCTTTGCCAATTACATGGAGCACCATTTGGGCCCCGAGCTCGACGCGATTGTGAGCTTCACCTTTACCGACCCCACGCTGACCGTCACCCGGATGGGGCACATGGCCCATGCCTATGAGACGTATGGCTATCGCATCGAACTTAGCGATGGCCGGGTGATCGAGCGCGACGGCGTGGCGACATCGGTGCTTGCTCACGATGCGGACGGGTGGAGAATCGTCCAGTACCATTCCTCGTCGCGCGCGCCGCGCAACTGA
- a CDS encoding DUF411 domain-containing protein: MNLKKPALFRRSISSAALLVLAACSNVAQAATYTMFRDPGCGCCLNWAGHVEDGMNTKVASVDSNDMAAIKTARGVPQELWSCHTMEVDGYIIEGHVPAEAVAKLLRERPAGVAGLAVPGMPLGSPGMEAGDRVQPFEVIAFGSAGRSVFASFP, from the coding sequence ATGAATTTGAAAAAGCCTGCCCTGTTCCGGCGATCGATTAGCAGCGCGGCCTTGCTCGTGCTGGCAGCCTGTTCGAACGTGGCTCAGGCAGCGACCTATACGATGTTCCGGGATCCAGGATGTGGGTGCTGTCTCAACTGGGCAGGCCATGTCGAAGACGGGATGAACACGAAGGTGGCATCGGTCGACAGCAACGACATGGCGGCGATCAAGACCGCGCGGGGCGTACCCCAAGAGTTATGGTCATGCCATACGATGGAGGTCGATGGATACATCATCGAAGGTCACGTGCCTGCAGAAGCCGTCGCCAAGCTTTTGCGCGAACGGCCCGCCGGCGTTGCCGGCCTCGCGGTTCCGGGAATGCCGCTGGGATCTCCCGGCATGGAGGCAGGAGACCGGGTGCAGCCCTTCGAGGTCATCGCCTTTGGTTCAGCCGGACGGAGCGTCTTCGCGTCCTTTCCGTGA
- a CDS encoding class I SAM-dependent methyltransferase, whose translation MNGNQLVNNITAPEDHGEFTPLLGKSFLTPLYDRAIGLFTREHLWRQRIVEELHLVPGDRVIDVGSGTGTLLKALMTDCPEAGLIGVEPDPDALALARRKFGAGADLVKWHNGFLESLKLPAGWQPNKIVSSLVLHQVPLRKKQTILETIESLLVPGGTVLISDYMKQDSPLMRSLFRATVQSLDGISDTQPSADGEVEKLFAEIFTEPCLLQRFPTATGTISLWRGYKKGIAQ comes from the coding sequence ATGAATGGGAACCAACTCGTGAACAATATCACCGCACCTGAAGATCACGGCGAATTTACGCCTCTTCTTGGCAAGAGCTTTCTGACGCCGCTTTACGACCGGGCGATCGGTCTGTTCACCCGCGAACATCTCTGGCGCCAAAGGATTGTCGAAGAGCTGCACCTTGTCCCCGGCGACCGGGTGATCGATGTTGGCAGCGGAACCGGCACTCTTCTCAAGGCCTTGATGACGGATTGTCCGGAAGCGGGTCTGATCGGTGTCGAACCCGACCCGGATGCGCTCGCGCTTGCGCGGCGCAAGTTTGGCGCGGGAGCCGATCTCGTGAAATGGCACAATGGCTTTCTCGAAAGCCTCAAGCTACCCGCAGGGTGGCAGCCGAACAAGATCGTCAGCAGCCTCGTCCTGCACCAGGTCCCCTTGCGCAAGAAGCAGACAATCCTGGAAACCATCGAAAGCTTGCTCGTGCCAGGCGGAACCGTGTTGATCTCCGATTATATGAAGCAGGATAGCCCACTCATGCGGAGCCTCTTCCGGGCGACCGTCCAGTCTCTTGACGGCATAAGCGACACGCAGCCCAGCGCCGACGGCGAAGTCGAAAAACTGTTCGCCGAAATCTTCACCGAGCCATGCCTGCTCCAACGGTTCCCGACGGCAACCGGGACGATCTCGCTATGGCGCGGATACAAGAAAGGAATTGCACAATGA
- a CDS encoding DUF5676 family membrane protein yields the protein MVKGSIKSSIFAWGWTLSVFLLVSYLLCIAFGVLAPERFHMHEAWAPLLPWFEWLTPRGFLAGAVGSFLYGWYIALIAVPLYRYFRRRTGNSV from the coding sequence ATGGTAAAAGGATCAATCAAGAGCTCGATATTCGCATGGGGCTGGACGCTTAGCGTGTTCCTGCTTGTCAGCTATCTCCTTTGCATTGCCTTTGGAGTCCTCGCGCCCGAGCGTTTTCACATGCATGAAGCCTGGGCTCCGTTGCTGCCATGGTTCGAATGGCTAACGCCGCGCGGGTTCCTCGCCGGAGCGGTGGGGAGCTTTCTCTATGGCTGGTACATCGCACTCATCGCGGTTCCGCTCTATCGGTATTTCCGGAGACGAACTGGTAATTCGGTCTGA